A window of Acipenser ruthenus chromosome 32, fAciRut3.2 maternal haplotype, whole genome shotgun sequence genomic DNA:
ACACGATGACATCACTACAGGCAGCAGCCAGCAGGGCAGGGGCTGCTTTGAGAGCGCAAGGCTTCCATTACTGTCTATCTGTTTACCACACGGGTGACTGATGTTAACATTTACAATTCTCTGGTCTAGACTGACTCTACATTGATTCCTGTTTCAGTCGTCAAATCCTGGTGGCTCTGCGGGTACACCAGAgtgcaaccattaacctgtccccctgcaacactgctgcCCCCCGAGTGGATATAATACATGAAATCAGTAAGACATACAACTATGGGCAAaggctttgcatcaccctgtagaatggaCATGTGAATCATAAAATACTATTAttatattacaatattatttgtagtttctttgattacatgatgttaaataaaagatctaaattatgttcagtgttttttttttttttttttttttaatgattctaGGCAATGCTAAACTGCTGTGCAGAGCTGTAGAGCGGGAAGTGGTATTTCTCGCACACAAAGGTGCAGCTGCGCTCacagagaagacatgtttgagagctctattgaggccacaagGATGCTTTAAGTGCTGTTTGGAATAGTCCCCAgagtgtgatgactgaaacagaatgaCAAACCAAGGATTAGCAAGAAGTGCACACGAGTCAGTGTTCAGAAGCCCCTGCACAGTTTACAAGAGACACTGATACTTCAGTGTGATACTTCAGTCACACATCATGGGTTAGAAATTAATGCATTTCTCAATATTTTGTCGAGAGCATTCGCCaggaggagaaacagtctaaggATGGCAGCGTATCAAgacatgctccctcctgcaacactgcTGCTTTACTGTTCTCTCAACTCGTGCAATCAGAGCGCTGGCGTTGTTGCTGGacggagcgtgatctggatacactgcaattgAAAGAATGACAGAATAATCTCTCTCCTGGCAAACGTTTCAGTAAAAGTAATTCCCCAGTTTATTTAACGGTGATGTGTTTCAAATGTAGTGGTTGCTTTACCTGCCCCACCAGTCTGGGGTTCCTGCTGTCTGTTATATCGTACTGACGGATATCCCCGTGCAGCCAGTTACTGAAATACAGGAAGCGGTCGTCCAGAGAGATCAGGATGTCTGTGATGAGACCTGGAGAGAAGGCACAGGAACACACTTGTCACTGCGCTGGAGAGCTggaacaagcacacaacacaaacatTGCCGAGGAAAGCCCTTACCAAGTTGCATCGCAATTGGAAAAATGTAAATTCAGCCGTTCATGTGATCGCCCCCATCCTCCCATCCTGAAATACCCAGCCAGAAGTCTGTCAATTGCTTTACAAATGACACAGTTGCTACCAATGCACTGAAGATCAGGAGTCAAGGATACTCCAGTATGAGAAACGCTTCTTGCTTATAGACTCACTGTAGCTCCTGTCCCAGCACTTACCAGGCATCTCCGGGAGGACCCAGCCTTCCACCTTCTTACTTGGGACACTGATCACCTTCTCTGCAGCCCAGTCTCCCTTCTGGTAACACACAAGAGCCGGCATTACTAACCAGACTACCAGGAGAGTCCCACACGTTCTGCCAGAGAGTCAGTTTCATTCAAAGTCCAAGTCCCACATGACATTCGCTCAGAGTTTGTTAGTTAgaatactgtttatttatttgactgtATTTGAATGCAGCGGCCCGATACCTGGGTTTTGTAGAAGCGGAACACATTGGAGTGGAGCGCACAGCCCACGAAGCCCTCCGTGGCGTCGGGATTGTGGAGGAATCGGATCTCCAGCGGGATCGCCCCCTCCTCCCCCAGATCCAGGGACTGGATCCGGGTTCGACTGCTCCAGTCCCAGACATGAATGTGCCGCCCGTAGTGACCTGCAGTGACATCACACCAGAGCTGCAGCCACACTCAATGAGACCAAGGCTTTGAAACACATCCCTTATCACTGACTGCTCTCGCTGCAGGGATGGCAGtaaaactcctattgcacaggAGTTTCACCCAGtctaggttttactacgagcttgattagccccagtgtgtctaggtaacaagctcaggtgcatcttattattaaactcatagtgaaaccaggaaagGATCACACTgcgatgcaatgggagtcttattgccatccctggtaTGAAATATCACAGCTATCTTAACAAatgaattgttgttgttgttaagccTGGCTTCAGTCATCACACCGTGAGTTTAAAGCCCTTGTGGTCTatacagagctctcaaacatgtctcgTCCTCAGTGCAGCCGGTAAGCTGTGGACTGGGTGGCGCTGCTGTGCAGTGGGCCTCACTGGAGCCCCCAGCCCCGCGCTCACCTGCCTCCACGTCAGCTGGTTTGAACCCGTTGGCCAGGGCCTTGGGGGCGCCCCACTCAGTGCTGATCATCACGTTGTGACGTGGCTGGTACCAGAAGTCGTATCCGAAGGGAGCCTCCTCACCGGGCTGGTTCCAGCACCCTGTTACCTCAAAACTGTCCCCATCCAGCAGGACGAACCCCCCTGCATCAGAGTACAACAAACAGCACCGGCACACTCAAAACTGTACAGCAAGCGTTCCaaaatatttatactgtacagcaacgttccaaaatatttatactgtacagcaacgttccaaaatatttatactgtacagccagcgttccaaaatatttatactgtacagccagcgttccaaaatatttatactgtacagcCAGCGTAgaatatttcaggttttttttatgtccacctgtTAAAGACAttatattttcaccatcagtgaattatcaaaagtaatgatgtaaaaataacaactgacacgtgaaatgtccccatgtactggacagagcgatctttagcagaaatatttctgatctttgatgcagctggtgtcttttttcagtgaatcatttaccagaagcaaactaaaccagctgccaggttcctaaatgcagtgcaaCAGGCAGCGCTTCAGTGAGGCAAACGTTagcttatttattttcaagtgatAACAAAATATGCATATTTACACTATTGTTTCAGAAACGTCTTGAGCACACTGAAATCACATTGAGAAATCTCAGGTTTGCGGTATCACTTCAGCCACTCTGTAGGTCGTGTAAATAGATAGTTATCTTTATGTTCATTACAAGATAAGCAATGAAAACCACGTGCAAGCTTTTTTTGGGAGGTCTCGTTTGCTACATATCTAAACTGCTCAAAACAAGTGCGCACGCTAATGTATGAATGTATGGATTATCTTTAAAATCAGCAGCTTTATCAGATTGTACAGAGAGGTCTCCTGTCAGGTCCACAGAAGGCATATTAAAGCTCCAGATGTGAGTGATCAGGGTTTGAACCCCGTGGAGCTGCTGCTCACCTTTCCCGTTCCCCGCGGGGTCCCCCATGGTGCTGATCATCACCTCTCCGGTGGCCAGGCAGTGGGAGGTGTGCGGGTTCGCCAGGTTACACTTCCAGAACAACTCTGTGGGCTCCACGATCTGGGGAAGGAGTTCAGATGCTTGTGTTTAATTTAGTGCAAATAGCTGaacacacaataaatatattttacataaaaaagtcATTGCTTTATTTGGAGGGAAAAATGGCATCCGGCGCATATGCTCTCATGCATTTCATGTTCCGGATGTCCCATATAGAAGACTTTTTTTGATCCGTCACTTATGAGGTTTGTGTGCATAAAAGGGTTAATGACTTCCTGGCAGTCACGCCCCCTGCTGGTACCTTGTGTATTGTGGGCGTTCGGGGGGCGGTGCCCACATCCACCACATAGATCCGGGAGGAGATGAGTGCAGGCAGGATCAGCTTGTCTCGTTTCCGGGAGGAGTCTCCGAAGCAGCTGCTGCAGGCGTTCCAGCCGGAGTGGTGCAGCTCGTCACGCAGGTTCGGCACCGGCAAGCGGTGGATCACCTGAGCACAACGGAAACAAGCAATCAACAAATACAGTgagcaggggagcgcagggggagtcacacagtcaggggagcgcaggagagtcgcacagtcaggggagtcgcacagtcaggaGAGCACAGGGGGAGTTggacagtcaggggagcgcagggggagtcacagtcaggggagcgcagggggagtcacacagtcaggggagcgcagggggagtcgcacagtcaggggaaCACAGGCAGTCAGGAGAGCTCaaggggagtcacacagtcaggagagcgcagaGGGAGTTGCACAGACAGGGGAgagcagggggagtcacacagacGGGAGAGCAGGgcgagtcacacagtcaggggcgTGCAGGAGTCCCTGAgtgaacttggtttcaggagactaggttccaggccactgcacggcacaccaggggagacttggagtttgatacaacaaagctgcctcaaactaggtctcttggaagcaggtttcaagccgcCAGTCCTGAAGTGGCTTTGTGTTTCTCAAGAAGAGACACACAGCGCTGAGAGGGGATGGGGACAGGTACCTGGCAGTAGGTCAGAGAGCCAGGAAGGACGTCCACTGTCGCCAGGTAGTCTGGTTTCTCGATGCCGGTGTTCCGGTAGATACAGGGAACGTAGACAATCTCCTCCTGTGCACCTGAAACCAGCGCAACACAAAACCAGGAAACAAACCTGCAAGGGAGCAGCTGACACAGGGCTTTGCCCCCAAACATGCACAGATTCACACCTCTCATCCAGAGGAGCTCACAGTCTCTGCACAGATTCACTCTCCTCTCATCCAGAGGAGCTCAGAGTCTCTGCACAGATTCACTCTCCTCTCATCCAGAGGAGCTCACAGTCTCTGCACAGATTCACTCTCCTCTCATCCAGAGGAGCTCACAGTCTCTGCACAGATTCACTCTCCTCTCATCCAGAGGAGCTCACAGTCTCTGCACAGATTCACTCTCCTCTCATCCAGAGGAGCTCACAGTCTCAGCACAGATTCACTCTCCTCTCATCCAGAGGAGCTCACAGTCTCTGCACAGATTAACTCTCCTCCGGAGGAGCTCAGAGTCTCTGCACAGATTCACACCTCTCATCCAGAGGAGCTCACAGTCTCTGCACAGATTCACACCTCTCATCCAGAGGAGCTCAGAGTCTCAGCACAGATTCACTCTCCTCTCATCCAGAGGAGCTCACAGTCTCTGCACAGATTCACTCTCCTCTCATCCAGAGGAGCTCACAGTCTCTGCACAGATTCACTCTCCTCTCATCCAGAGGAGCTCACAGTCTCTGCACAGATTCACTCTCCTCTCATCCAGAGGAGCTCACAGTCTCAGCACAGATTCACTCTCCTCTCATCCAGAGGAGCTCACAGTCTCTGCACAGATTAACTCTCCTCCGGAGGAGCTCAGAGTCTCTGCACAGATTCACACCTCTCATCCAGAGGAGCTCACAGTCTCTGCACAGATTCACTCTCCTCTCATCCAGAGGAGCTCAGAGTCTCTGCACAGATTCACTCTCCTCTCATCCAGAGGAGCTCACAGTCTCTGCACAGATTCACTCTCCTCTCATCCAGAGGAGCTCACAGTCTCTGCACAGATTCACTCTCCTCTCATCCAGAGGAGCTCACAGTCTCTGCACAGATTCACTCTCCTCTCATCCAGAGGAGCTCACAGTCTCAGCACAGATTCACTCTCCTCTCATCCAGAGGAGCTCACAGTCTCTGCACAGATTAACTCTCCTCCGGAGGAGCTCAGAGTCTCTGCACAGATTCACACCTCTCATCCAGAGGAGCTCACAGTCTCTGCACAGATTCACACCTCTCATCCAGAGGAGCTCAGAGTCTCAGCACAGATTCACTCTCCTCTCATCCAGAGGAGCTCAGAGTCTCAGCACAGATTCACTCTCCTCTCATCCAGAGGAGCTCACAGTCTCTGCACAGATTCACTCTCCTCTCATCCAGAGGAGCTCACAGTCTCTGCACAGATTCACTCTCCTCTCATCCAAAGGAGCTCACAGTCTCTGCACAGATTCACACCTCTCATCCAGAGGAGCTCACAGTCTCAGCACAGATTCACTCTCCTCTCATCCAGAGGAGCTCACAGTCTCTGCACAGATTCACTCTCCTCTCATCCAGAGGAGCTCACAGTCTCTGCACAGATTCACTCTCCTCTCATCCAAAGGAGCTCACAGTCTCTGCACAGATTCACTCTCCTCCGGAGGAGCTCAGAGTCTCAGCACAGATTCACTCTCCTCTCATCCAGAGGAGCTCACAGTCTGCACAGATTCACACCTCTCACCCAGAGGAGCTCAGCAGAGTCTGCACAGATTCACTCTCCTCTCATCCAGAGAAGCTCATTCTCTCTGCACAGATTCACTCTCCTCTCATCCAGAGGAGCTCAGAGTCTGCACAGATTCACTCTCCTCTCATCCAGAGGAGCTCAGAGTCTCTGCACAGATTCACTCACCTTTCATGGCATCCAGAGGAGTTCTGTACCCCGGACCGCATCCTTCACACTTTGCtataaagaaaacacaagcaGGATGCAGTTAGAAGAGGTGCAATGagaatgtttaattgaggctctCAGAACAAAAGCTGGAAACGTTTCTCAGATACGAATGAGCCTGGCTGTATCCAGGGGTTACCGGGAATGTAGTGGAATGACCTACTTTGTCTTAAAGTGATAGCCACACAATATCACCTACAGCTCCTTTCCAATATATTCAGTATTTTGGATACTGcagcagtgctgtaaaatacctGTCCCCAACCGTCCAACTGTCCTAGTGCATTCaatgtccctctccctctcccatgcTGGTTCGCACTAATTTCAGTCCCCTGTGCTTTCTCTCTCAGCTAGACAGGCAGAGAGAGTTCTGTTACAGATGGAAACTCAAACACATGGTTTCCACGCTGGCCCTTCAGAGCTGTGTTGAGTGCGCACTGAAGCGAGACTCACAACCTGCTTCATTCACGCTTCAATGTGTCTGTGAGTGACACCGACTGCTGGACTGACTTCCCAGTCTGCCTTCAATACTACCAGAGTAATATTACCCTGCATTACAGTGTGGAAAGAAAATGAGCCACATTGAAATACACGCTTTCTTAAAAACCTTCACACGGCAATAATTCCCTGGCCACATTTAAATTGCATCACCATGAGATCAGCGGTGTATTCATTATTTCTCTAGTGAGTTTCATCCGTCTTTATTAAGCGTCTTGAAAAATAAGGCTActtactttttttgtgttttgatcTCCGACTTGCATGAAGAtgtgttttatacagaactgcAGTGCAGAGTCGAACCCAGCTGTAGTGCCGTAGTGTGACTGCACTGAAGAAAGCTGAACTGCACCGAATCTGGGGTGAGTTTCCAGTGTGAACAGAGCAGGGCGCTAAGCCATATGAACTGATCCTGGATTGGATATCAGATTCAGCTCCTGGGGGGAATTCTCTACAAAACGTGACAGCAGTAGCACTATGCCCATGTTCAAGTTAATATTTACCCTCGAAGGTCTTGAAGTGTTCCTGAACAGGCTGCAGGATTTCACACACAGCGCAACACTTTCCCTGGATTTCTGCTTCGTTCTACGTGTTCCTGCAATAcctccatgtattttattattcttttatttttaatataagcgtgattgtttttttataaacataacccaggtcataaatcagttttgaccacgggcgctggaactagggacccctggctttgcatggcttccatacAGGGTTACAGTTTTgctcaatggctttcagcacccccactttaaaaatggtaCCAGTGCCCCTGGTTTTGACGCGTTATTTTCGTTTCACATCGACTATGCATCGGTTCTTGACGTCACAATGTCTTGTGAATTCACAACAACGTTGGCTTCTCgccaacctgttcaatcagaaacatttcattggttcccgACGCCTCGCCCAAAATGAAGTAcaacattttgattggttcatctgtcctacctGCTCGCTGCAGCACAGGTTCAGGGGGGCGGGGACATGTTTATGTATACCTTTACAGTGCCATTATACGTCATTATACGTCACGAATATTCATGAGCATGTTTTACATGTCTTAGCCTGTTCAGTGACACTAGACTCAATTCTGTACGTTTGGTTCTGGGTTTGGAAGATTATCAAGTCCTCGTTTCAAAAATAGAAGTTAATTTGAGCacttagaaaatgtgttttaaattgaatACAGCGTATAAAAATGCAGCACTCaaaattacaatatatttattttagaaaataaaaataatagttatttaAGAGCCATCTTTGCACACGCTAGAAAGCCAGCCAGGTGTCCCTCGGTTAACCTATTTCAATGTATTGTTTTCAAGCTACTGCACACATGCAAACACTGAAGTAAAGCTGCGCCCTACTTTGAAGATCACGTTTACCAAACAGCAACCGCTATTCCAAAATAATCCGTTCCCAGCAACGCCAAGACTGTTATGTGCAGCCGCGTTTCCGCCAGTAAATGAAACTCTTAAAACGActcattttataaatgtaaacgTTTTTCATACACTTACGTTAACGGCATTTCAATGTATCTGTTTTGGTTATAGTGTAAGATTCCAGACCTTACCCATTTCTGAGGTGTCCGCGTCTCTGTGTCAGTCTTGAACCACGTCTCCGGCGGGTCTGTAACTTTCTGAACCGGGATTCGCGTCAAACTCCGCTTGGCAGACAGTAACCTCTCCGCGCTGAGTTAGTGCTTCAGTAAACAGTGAAGTTCATCTGTCCGGACTGTGTTTATAAGGGTTATCTGAAGGGCGGGGTCTGACGAGAACGTTATTCTGGAGCCCTCGAGCTGGGGTGCAACCAAGGGAACATTTATAAAATTGGAAGTTAGCCCAAGAGTTACAGAAGAGCATCTCGAATTTGCTGCAGCAGACAGCTGCTGGTCTGTTTCACAGAGGGATCTGAACTCGATCAGCATTGCTTTTATTATTCCATGATGGATGTTAATTATATGTAGTCTTTGCTGCAGTACTAAAAAGGCAGATAGCAGTTCATCTCAAATTGAACACGACTGGATGgaagactcctgttgcagagcagattcacccattccaggttttactaggagcttgattagccaccctgtgtataggtaacaagctcaggtgtgtcttcttaaactcacagtgaaaccaggatcaaactgctatgcaatggtatTTCCAAGCCTCTGATTGCGGGGTGTTTTCGAATGGGGAGGGAAGCTGTGGACATGCAGCCAGTCACCCTGACTTTGCACTTTTCAGaggtttaaaatatgtatttgtttgtattatttaatgtGTCTCGGGGGTTTGTGCAATCCTCAtgctaataaaatataattgtttaACAAGCTCTTCCAAG
This region includes:
- the LOC117395122 gene encoding methanethiol oxidase produces the protein MAKCEGCGPGYRTPLDAMKGAQEEIVYVPCIYRNTGIEKPDYLATVDVLPGSLTYCQVIHRLPVPNLRDELHHSGWNACSSCFGDSSRKRDKLILPALISSRIYVVDVGTAPRTPTIHKIVEPTELFWKCNLANPHTSHCLATGEVMISTMGDPAGNGKGGFVLLDGDSFEVTGCWNQPGEEAPFGYDFWYQPRHNVMISTEWGAPKALANGFKPADVEAGHYGRHIHVWDWSSRTRIQSLDLGEEGAIPLEIRFLHNPDATEGFVGCALHSNVFRFYKTQKGDWAAEKVISVPSKKVEGWVLPEMPGLITDILISLDDRFLYFSNWLHGDIRQYDITDSRNPRLVGQVFLGGSILNDRPVKVLEDKELQSQPAPCVVKGKRVQGGPQMIQLSLDGKRLYVTTSLYSGWDKQFYPDLVKEGSVMLQIHVDTQTGGLRLNESFLLDFGQEPGGPALAHEVRYPGGDCSSDIWV